The proteins below come from a single Triticum aestivum cultivar Chinese Spring chromosome 5D, IWGSC CS RefSeq v2.1, whole genome shotgun sequence genomic window:
- the LOC123124938 gene encoding protein DETOXIFICATION 27-like: MESVPLLAYRPGKKRALAREAVEESKKLWGVVGPAMFMRLVLYSFDIVSQAFAGHIGDLELAAFSIASTVVSGLTFGLLLGMASALETLAGQAFGAKQYAMLGIYLQRSWIVLLLSAVLLVPMYVFAAPLLAAMGQPAEVARLAGELGVCMLPMHFGFAVLLPINKFLQSQGKNWVMAATALASFPLHVAATCLLVVRFRFGVLGAAMALNVSWGLSLVVQLAYVVGGGCPLTWTGFSPLAFADLCGFIKLSLSSGVMVCLENSYYKVLLLLTAHLKNSQLAVDALSICMSFQGWEMMIPMAFLAGTGVRVSNELGAANGKGARFATIVSTTTSFLIGLFFSLLALAFHDKMALVVSSSKAVMDAVDNLSVLLAISILLNGVQPVLSGVAVGSGWQALVAYINVGSYYIIGVPVGLLLGWLFNLGVLGIWAGMIGGTAVQTIILAYITMRCDWDEEASKASKHIQRWAGSK, from the exons ATGGAGAGCGTTCCGCTGCTGGCGTATAGGCCGGGGAAGAAGCGAGCATTGGCGAGGGAAGCGGTTGAGGAGTCCAAGAAGCTGTGGGGGGTCGTCGGCCCTGCCATGTTCATGAGGCTGGTGCTCTACAGCTTCGACATTGTCAGCCAGGCCTTCGCGGGCCACATCGGCGACCTCGAGCTCGCCGCCTTCTCCATCGCCAGCACCGTCGTCTCTGGACTTACCTTCGGCTTGCTA CTCGGAATGGCGAGCGCTCTGGAAACGCTGGCCGGCCAGGCCTTTGGCGCCAAGCAGTACGCCATGCTCGGCATCTACCTGCAGCGCTCATGGATCGTCCTCCTGCTCTCCGCCGTGCTCCTCGTCCCGATGTACGTCTTCGCGGCTCCGCTGCTGGCCGCCATGGGCCAGCCGGCCGAGGTGGCGCGGCTGGCGGGCGAGCTCGGCGTGTGCATGCTCCCGATGCACTTCGGCTTCGCCGTCCTCCTGCCCATCAACAAGTTCCTGCAGAGCCAGGGCAAGAACTGGGTCATGGCGGCCACGGCGCTGGCGTCCTTCCCCTTGCACGTGGCCGCCACCTGTCTGCTCGTGGTCCGCTTCCGCTTCGGGGTGCTCGGCGCCGCCATGGCTCTAAACGTCTCCTGGGGGCTCAGCTTGGTGGTGCAGCTCGCGTACGTCGTCGGCGGCGGGTGCCCCTTGACGTGGACCGGCTTCTCGCCATTGGCGTTCGCTGACCTCTGCGGGTTTATCAAGCTGTCCTTGTCATCTGGTGTCATGGTATG CTTGGAGAATTCATACTACAAAGTACTGCTCTTGCTCACAGCACACCTCAAGAATTCTCAGCTTGCTGTGGATGCCCTTTCTATCTG CATGAGTTTTCAGGGATGGGAGATGATGATTCCTATGGCTTTCTTAGCAGGCACTGG GGTGCGAGTTTCTAACGAGCTTGGCGCGGCCAACGGAAAAGGCGCGCGGTTTGCGACGATCGTGTCGACGACGACCTCCTTTCTGATCGGCCTCTTCTTTAGCTTGCTTGCACTCGCGTTCCACGACAAGATGGCACTCGTCGTTTCATCAAGCAAAGCTGTGATGGACGCCGTGGACAACCTCTCCGTTCTGCTTGCCATTAGCATCCTCCTAAATGGCGTCCAACCTGTCCTTTCAG GAGTTGCTGTTGGATCAGGGTGGCAAGCACTAGTGGCTTATATAAACGTAGGAAGCTATTACATCATTGGAGTTCCTGTTGGACTTCTGCTGGGTTGGCTCTTCAATCTGGGAGTTCTT GGGATTTGGGCAGGGATGATCGGTGGCACTGCAGTTCAGACAATAATTCTGGCGTATATTACCATGCGATGTGATTGGGACGAAGAG GCTTCTAAAGCAAGTAAACACATCCAAAGATGGGCAGGCTCGAAATGA
- the LOC123120620 gene encoding protein DETOXIFICATION 27-like, producing MGNPRKTFSIASAVISGFNLGFLLGMASALETPFRRCATLCGQAYGVKQHAMLGVYMQRSWLVLLAFVSLLSPTYIFSGQLLGALGQPADLARKAGAVSACLLPLHFMYAILLPLNKFLQCQRKNAVTAVTTAVAFPVHAAVTWLLVSYFGLGVIGAAIALNFSWALVVALQLAYAVGGGCPETWGGFSSLAFVDIWGFVKLSSASGVMLCLESWYYRVLIFVTGYIKNAELAVGALSICLNGLEMMIPLGFLAGTGVWVANELGAGNGHRARFATMVSTTTSFLISIFFCLLALGLHGRLALIFSSSKAVDDMSVLLALTILLNGVQPVLSGVAVGSGWQALVAYVNIGSYYLIGVPLGALLGWTFHLGVHGIWAGMIGGTTVQTLILAYMTIRCDWDQEALKASNRMGLMGSSE from the exons ATGGG AAACCCTAGAAAAACCTTCTCCATCGCCAGCGCTGTCATCTCTGGCTTCAACCTCGGCTTCTTG CTTGGCATGGCGAGTGCGCTGGAGACACCTTTCCGGCGG tgcGCTACGCTGTGCGGCCAGGCGTACGGCGTGAAGCAGCACGCAATGCTCGGCGTGTACATGCAGCGCTCGTGGCTTGTCCTCTTGGCTTTCGTGTCGCTCCTTTCCCCGACCTACATCTTCAGCGGGCAACTGCTCGGCGCGCTCGGGCAGCCGGCCGATCTGGCCCGCAAGGCCGGCGCGGTCAGCGCGTGCTTGCTCCCGCTGCACTTCATGTACGCCATCCTCCTGCCGCTTAACAAGTTCCTCCAGTGCCAGAGGAAGAACGCGGTCACCGCAGTGACCACGGCCGTGGCGTTCCCGGTGCACGCCGCCGTAACCTGGCTGCTGGTTAGCTACTTCGGGCTCGGGGTCATCGGCGCCGCCATCGCCCTCAACTTCTCGTGGGCGCTCGTCGTGGCGCTGCAGCTCGCGTACGCCGTCGGCGGCGGCTGCCCGGAGACGTGGGGTGGGTTCTCGTCGTTGGCGTTCGTGGACATCTGGGGGTTCGTCAAGTTGTCCTCGGCGTCCGGAGTCATGTTGTG CTTGGAGAGTTGGTACTACAGGGTTTTGATCTTCGTCACTGGGTACATTAAGAACGCTGAGCTTGCCGTGGGTGCCTTGTCTATCTG TTTGAACGGATTGGAGATGATGATTCCGTTGGGGTTCTTAGCAGGCACCGG GGTGTGGGTCGCCAACGAGCTCGGCGCGGGCAACGGACACCGGGCGAGGTTCGCCACGATGGTGTCGACGACGACCTCCTTTCTGATCAGCATCTTCTTCTGCTTGCTGGCTTTGGGTCTCCACGGTCGGCTCGCCCTCATCTTCTCGTCAAGCAAGGCCGTGGACGACATGTCCGTCCTGCTGGCCCTCACCATCCTCCTCAACGGAGTCCAACCCGTTCTTTCAG GAGTTGCAGTTGGGTCAGGTTGGCAGGCGCTGGTTGCGTATGTGAACATTGGGAGCTACTACCTCATCGGTGTCCCGCTCGGCGCTCTTCTGGGATGGACCTTCCATCTCGGAGTACAT GGAATTTGGGCGGGAATGATCGGTGGCACGACGGTTCAGACGCTGATCCTCGCGTACATGACCATACGATGCGACTGGGATCAAGAG GCCTTAAAAGCAAGTAACCGTATGGGGCTGATGGGAAGCTCCGAGTGA